A part of Ziziphus jujuba cultivar Dongzao chromosome 8, ASM3175591v1 genomic DNA contains:
- the LOC107414797 gene encoding phytolongin Phyl2.2 — protein MISNPNLICYACIAKNTTILAQFSKESDLEDLAQQCIEKAPPYHSMFSQTVRERTYTFLLDDPFVYFAIFSQDLDQSEGIWFLNRLKSGFQESLKGGSMKGFDNFSSLCFQAEFDVVVREVMALNLKSDLDLVDSPPVVSNGSRNPSLDSSKGKKLILTPLLGKPIKGLKKKKRLSGESNGDFGKDLSMENKLDVCEDMSRDFSMSTQKNVTLHIGDRQKAKQVWRKHVWVVLLLDLFVCAILFGIWLWVCRGFKCIDS, from the coding sequence ATGATTTCGAATCCAAATCTAATCTGCTACGCCTGCATTGCCAAGAACACCACAATCCTTGCCCAGTTCAGCAAAGAATCTGATCTCGAAGACTTGGCTCAGCAATGCATCGAAAAAGCCCCTCCTTACCACTCCATGTTCTCTCAAACGGTCAGAGAAAGAACTTATACCTTCTTGCTCGATGACCCATTTGTCTATTTCGCTATTTTCTCTCAAGATCTTGATCAATCTGAGGGTATTTGGTTCTTAAACCGCTTGAAATCAGGTTTTCAGGAGTCTCTCAAAGGTGGGTCGATGAAGGGGTTTGACAATTTTAGCTCCCTTTGTTTTCAAGCTGAATTCGATGTTGTTGTAAGAGAAGTAATGGCGTTGAACTTGAAGTCGGACTTGGACTTGGTGGATTCTCCGCCTGTTGTATCAAATGGCAGTCGAAATCCCAGTTTGGATTCGTCAAAAGGTAAGAAATTGATTTTGACACCATTGCTTGGGAAACCGATTAAagggttgaagaagaagaagagattgTCTGGTGAAAGCAATGGGGATTTTGGCAAAGATTTATCGATGGAGAATAAGTTGGATGTTTGTGAAGATATGAGCAGAGATTTCTCCATGTCTACGCAAAAAAATGTCACTTTGCATATAGGAGACAGGCAAAAGGCAAAGCAGGTTTGGAGAAAACATGTTTGGGTAGTTTTGTTGCTGGATTTGTTTGTCTGCGCCATCTTGTTTGGTATATGGTTGTGGGTTTGCAGGGGGTTCAAGTGCATTGATAGTTGA
- the LOC107403443 gene encoding soluble starch synthase 1, chloroplastic/amyloplastic: protein MESLRISGLIPPCNSISNVRHSRILLLNSKVIGQQGFASLWRRGGSCRRRMSLSLRAGSVSGGNESALGGLQEEEDKKKKEKGLVLGTGRDVSGSAIGLHLIPSSGETQVIDSSGEDATTETVEDATTVTEEEADDTDEKEEALAKVTYNIVFVTSEAAPYSKTGGLADVCGSLPIALAARGHRVMVVSPRYLNGTSLDKIYASAVDLDTHVKIYCFGGEQEVAFFHQYRERVDWVFVDHPSFHRPGNPYGDIYGAFGDNQFRFTLLCHAACEAPLVLPLGGYTYGENSLFIVNDWHAGLVPVLLAAKYRPYGVYKDARSILVIHNLAHQGVEPAATYKNLGLPPQWYGALEWIFPTWARTHALDTGEAVNILKGAIVTADRILTVSQGYSWEITTGEGGYGLHELLSSRKSVLNGITNGIDVAEWDPSSDEYIDFHYSADDLSGKVKCKVALQKELDLPVRPDCPLIGFIGRLDYQKGIDLIRLTMPEILQDDVQFVMLGSGDPQYENWMKATESAYRNKFRGWGGFNVPISHRITAGCDILLMPSRFEPCGLNQLYAMRYGTVPVVHATGGLRDTVENFNPYAQGGSGEGTGWAFSPLTKESMLGTLRVAVQTFKEHKSSWEGLMKRGMQKDFTWESSAVKYEQVFEWVFLDPPYIG, encoded by the exons ATGGAGTCTCTTAGAATCAGTGGCCTAATCCCACCATGCAACTCTATCTCAAATGTAAGACATTctagaatattattattgaattcCAAAGTCATTGGGCAACAGGGTTTTGCTTCTTTGTGGAGAAGAGGAGGGAGTTGTAGGAGGAGGATGAGTTTGAGTCTGAGAGCTGGATCAGTTTCTGGTGGAAATGAAAGTGCTTTGGGTGGTttgcaagaagaagaagataaaaagaagaaggaaaaaggtCTCGTATTGGGCACTGGGAGGGATGTCTCTGGCTCTGCTATTGGCCTTCATCTAATTCCTTCATCTG GTGAAACTCAAGTCATTGACTCATCCGGTGAAGATGCAACCACCGAAACAGTGGAAGATGCAACTACTGTAACGGAAGAAGAGGCAGATGACACAGATGAAAAAGAGGAAGCCCTTGCAAAAGTAACCTACAATATTGTCTTTGTTACTTCTGAAGCAGCACCTTATTCGAAAACGGGTGGCTTGGCTGATGTTTGTGGTTCATTGCCTATAGCACTTGCTGCCCGTGGTCACCGTGTTATGGTTGTCTCCCCTAGATATCTCAATGGTACATCTTTGGACAAAATCTATGCCAGTGCTGTTGATTTAGACACCCATGTCAAGATATATTGCTTCGGAGGAGAGCAAGAGGTTGCCTTCTTCCATCAGTATAGGGAGCGTGTTGATTGG GTGTTTGTGGACCATCCATCATTCCATAGACCTGGAAATCCATATGGGGATATTTATGGCGCTTTTGGTGATAACCAG TTTCGGTTCACTTTACTTTGCCATGCAGCATGCGAAGCTCCACTGGTGCTTCCATTAGGAGGGTACACCTATGGAGAGAATTCTTTGTTCATCGTCAATGACTGGCATGCAGGGCTTGTGCCAGT GCTTTTGGCAGCCAAGTATCGTCCATATGGAGTTTACAAGGATGCCCGAAGTATTCTCGTAATCCACAACCTtgcacatcag GGAGTGGAACCTGCAGCCACATACAAGAATTTGGGACTACCTCCACAGTGGTATGGAGCACTCGAGTGGATATTTCCAACATGGGCAAGGACACATGCGCTCGACACAGGTGAAGCTGTCAACATTCTGAAGGGTGCAATTGTGACTGCCGATCGAATACTAACAGTTAGCCAG GGATACTCCTGGGAGATTACGACTGGTGAAGGCGGATATGGTCTGCACGAGCTACTAAGTAGTAGAAAGAGTGTTCTTAATG GGATTACAAATGGCATTGATGTTGCTGAATGGGATCCATCTTCAGATGAATACATTGATTTCCATTATTCTGCTGATGATCTTTCTGGAAAG GTTAAGTGCAAGGTTGCTCTGCAGAAGGAATTAGATCTTCCTGTTAGGCCTGATTGCCCATTG ATTGGCTTCATTGGGAGATTAGATTACCAGAAAGGCATTGACTTGATTCGTCTCACGATGCCAGAGATCCTGCAAGATGATGTACAATTt GTTATGCTGGGTTCTGGAGATCCACAGTACGAGAACTGGATGAAAGCAACAGAATCAGCATATAGAAATAAATTCCGGGGTTGGGGTGGATTTAATGTACCAATTTCTCATAGGATAACGGCAgg CTGTGACATACTGTTGATGCCCTCGAGATTCGAGCCCTGTGGGCTAAATCAATTATATGCAATGAGATATGGAACTGTACCTGTGGTTCATGCGACTGGAGGACTTAGA GATACCGTAGAGAATTTCAATCCCTATGCTCAAGGAGGCAGTGGTGAAGGCACAGG GTGGGCTTTTTCTCCACTAACAAAAGAGAGTATGTTGGGG ACGCTAAGAGTTGCTGTTCAGACTTTCAAAGAGCACAAATCTTCATGGGAGGGATTGATGAAAAGAGGTATGCAGAAGGATTTCACATGGGAAAGCTCAGCAGTAAAGTATGAGCAAGTCTTTGAATGGGTGTTTTTGGATCCACCCTACATTGGCTGa